From one Anguilla rostrata isolate EN2019 chromosome 12, ASM1855537v3, whole genome shotgun sequence genomic stretch:
- the LOC135235854 gene encoding elongation factor 1-gamma-like isoform X6, whose protein sequence is MATLYTPRDFWRSYPILISAQYSGARITVDPSFPGFKGEDSRETDCFLSDFPLRKVPAFVENGFWIQEASAIANYVASDVLRGSGPQDQALVQQWVNLAEGEIVPSMASWVYPAMGRAAYSEKASEKAKEVLLGLLSVLNQHLLPRTYLVGDAVTLADISVACALLLLFTQAMEPSMRQVYLNVTRWFCTCVHQPQFRTVLGDVVLCETAAVPGKLNVTPASSEEILKAPQQEEVSVKQHQHQQQQEEVPQQAEEQKQQQVEEQEEQKQPLVEEEQKQPLVEEEQKQPPQVEEEQKEQPQVEEEQKEQPQVEEEQKEQPQVEEQKQQPPQVEEEQKQQPPQVEEEQKQQPPQVEEDQKEQPPQVEVEQNQEQPQVEQRQEQPQVEVEQKQEKPQVEGLDATEEALAAEPKAKDPFASLPKSSFVLDEFKRTYSNEDTLKVALPYLWEKLDPNGWSLWYCEYKYPSELSRVFMSCNLITGMFQRLDRLRKHAFASVALLGADGDSSISGVWLLRGQRLPFELCEDWKADYESYSWRKLDPGSEETRTLVREYLSWQGDFKHVGKTFNQAKIFK, encoded by the exons ATGGCG ACTCTGTACACTCCCCGTGATTTCTGGAGGTCTTACCCAATCCTCATCTCGGCTCAGTATAGCGGGGCCCGGATAACGGTGGACCCTTCCTTCCCTGGCTTTAAAGGGGAGGACAGCAGGGAGACGGACTGCTTCCTGTCTGACTTCCCTCTAAGAAAG GTACCTGCTTTTGTGGAAAATGGCTTCTGGATCCAGGAGGCCAGTGCCATTGCTAATTATG TGGCCAGTGATGTGCTTCGCGGAAGTGGCCCTCAGGACCAGGCCTTGGTGCAGCAGTGGGTGAATCTTGCCGAGGGGGAGATTGTTCCCTCCATGGCCTCCTGGGTCTACCCTGCAATGGGCAGGGCCGCCTACAGCGAGAAG GCCAGCGAGAAGGCGAAGGAGGTGCTCCTGGGACTCCTTTCTGTGCTCAACCAGCACCTCCTCCCGCGGACCTACCTGGTTGGAGATGCGGTAACGCTGGCGGACATCTCTGTGGCCTGcgccctcctcctgctcttcacACAG GCGATGGAACCCTCGATGCGGCAGGTGTACCTGAACGTGACGCGCTGGTTCTGCACCTGTGTCCACCAGCCCCAGTTCCGCACTGTGCTTGGGGACGTGGTGCTGTGTGAGACTGCAGCAG TCCCAGGGAAGCTCAACGTTACCCCAGCAAGCTCTGAGGAGATCCTGAAGGCCCCCCAGCAGGAGGAAGTGAGTGTGaagcagcaccagcaccagcagcagcaggaggaggtgccgcagcaggcagaggagcagaagcagcaacaagtggaggagcaggaggagcagaagcagccgctggtggaggaggagcagaagcagccgctggtggaggaggagcagaagcagccgccgcaggtggaggaggagcagaaggagcagccgcaggtggaggaggagcagaaggagcagccgcaggtggaggaggagcagaaggagcagccgcaggtggaggagcagaagcagcagccgccgcaggtggaggaggagcagaagcagcagccgcCGCAG gtggaggaggagcagaagcagcagccgcCGCAGGTGGAGGAGGACCAGAAGGAGCAGCCGCcgcaggtggaggtggagcagAATCAGGAGCAGCCGCAG GTGGAGCAGAGGCAGGAGCAGCcgcaggtggaggtggagcagAAGCAGGAGAAGCCGCAGGTGGAGGGCCTGGATGCTACTGAAGAAGCTCTAGCAGCTGAACCCAAAGCCAAAGACCCCTTTGCCTCTCTGCCCAAGAG CTCCTTTGTGCTGGACGAGTTCAAGCGGACGTACTCGAACGAGGACACCCTGAAGGTGGCGCTGCCGTACCTGTGGGAGAAACTGGACCCCAATGGCTGGTCCCTCTGGTACTGCGAGTACAAGTACCCTAGTGAACTGAGTCGGGTGTTCATGAGCTGTAACCTCATCACAG GAATGTTCCAGAGGCTGGACCGCCTGCGTAAGCATGCCTTTGCCAGCGTGGCCCTGCTGGGTGCGGACGGCGATAGCTCCATCTCCGGCGTCTGGCTCCTCCGCGGGCAGCGGCTGCCCTTCGAG CTGTGTGAGGACTGGAAGGCGGACTACGAGTCCTACTCCTGGAGGAAGCTGGACCCTGGCAGCGAGGAGACCCGCACCTTGGTCAGGGAATACCTGAGCTGGCAGGGAGACTTCAAGCATGTGGGCAAGACTTTCAACCAAGCCAAGATCTTCAAGTGA
- the LOC135235854 gene encoding elongation factor 1-gamma-like isoform X10, with product MATLYTPRDFWRSYPILISAQYSGARITVDPSFPGFKGEDSRETDCFLSDFPLRKVPAFVENGFWIQEASAIANYVASDVLRGSGPQDQALVQQWVNLAEGEIVPSMASWVYPAMGRAAYSEKASEKAKEVLLGLLSVLNQHLLPRTYLVGDAVTLADISVACALLLLFTQAMEPSMRQVYLNVTRWFCTCVHQPQFRTVLGDVVLCETAAVPGKLNVTPASSEEILKAPQQEEVSVKQHQHQQQQEEVPQQAEEQKQQQVEEQEEQKQPLVEEEQKQPLVEEEQKQPPQVEEEQKEQPQVEEEQKEQPQVEEEQKEQPQVEEQKQQPPQVEEEQKQQPPQVEEEQKQQPPQVEEDQKEQPPQVEVEQRQEQPQVEVEQKQEKPQVEGLDATEEALAAEPKAKDPFASLPKSSFVLDEFKRTYSNEDTLKVALPYLWEKLDPNGWSLWYCEYKYPSELSRVFMSCNLITGMFQRLDRLRKHAFASVALLGADGDSSISGVWLLRGQRLPFELCEDWKADYESYSWRKLDPGSEETRTLVREYLSWQGDFKHVGKTFNQAKIFK from the exons ATGGCG ACTCTGTACACTCCCCGTGATTTCTGGAGGTCTTACCCAATCCTCATCTCGGCTCAGTATAGCGGGGCCCGGATAACGGTGGACCCTTCCTTCCCTGGCTTTAAAGGGGAGGACAGCAGGGAGACGGACTGCTTCCTGTCTGACTTCCCTCTAAGAAAG GTACCTGCTTTTGTGGAAAATGGCTTCTGGATCCAGGAGGCCAGTGCCATTGCTAATTATG TGGCCAGTGATGTGCTTCGCGGAAGTGGCCCTCAGGACCAGGCCTTGGTGCAGCAGTGGGTGAATCTTGCCGAGGGGGAGATTGTTCCCTCCATGGCCTCCTGGGTCTACCCTGCAATGGGCAGGGCCGCCTACAGCGAGAAG GCCAGCGAGAAGGCGAAGGAGGTGCTCCTGGGACTCCTTTCTGTGCTCAACCAGCACCTCCTCCCGCGGACCTACCTGGTTGGAGATGCGGTAACGCTGGCGGACATCTCTGTGGCCTGcgccctcctcctgctcttcacACAG GCGATGGAACCCTCGATGCGGCAGGTGTACCTGAACGTGACGCGCTGGTTCTGCACCTGTGTCCACCAGCCCCAGTTCCGCACTGTGCTTGGGGACGTGGTGCTGTGTGAGACTGCAGCAG TCCCAGGGAAGCTCAACGTTACCCCAGCAAGCTCTGAGGAGATCCTGAAGGCCCCCCAGCAGGAGGAAGTGAGTGTGaagcagcaccagcaccagcagcagcaggaggaggtgccgcagcaggcagaggagcagaagcagcaacaagtggaggagcaggaggagcagaagcagccgctggtggaggaggagcagaagcagccgctggtggaggaggagcagaagcagccgccgcaggtggaggaggagcagaaggagcagccgcaggtggaggaggagcagaaggagcagccgcaggtggaggaggagcagaaggagcagccgcaggtggaggagcagaagcagcagccgccgcaggtggaggaggagcagaagcagcagccgcCGCAG gtggaggaggagcagaagcagcagccgcCGCAGGTGGAGGAGGACCAGAAGGAGCAGCCGCcgcaggtggag GTGGAGCAGAGGCAGGAGCAGCcgcaggtggaggtggagcagAAGCAGGAGAAGCCGCAGGTGGAGGGCCTGGATGCTACTGAAGAAGCTCTAGCAGCTGAACCCAAAGCCAAAGACCCCTTTGCCTCTCTGCCCAAGAG CTCCTTTGTGCTGGACGAGTTCAAGCGGACGTACTCGAACGAGGACACCCTGAAGGTGGCGCTGCCGTACCTGTGGGAGAAACTGGACCCCAATGGCTGGTCCCTCTGGTACTGCGAGTACAAGTACCCTAGTGAACTGAGTCGGGTGTTCATGAGCTGTAACCTCATCACAG GAATGTTCCAGAGGCTGGACCGCCTGCGTAAGCATGCCTTTGCCAGCGTGGCCCTGCTGGGTGCGGACGGCGATAGCTCCATCTCCGGCGTCTGGCTCCTCCGCGGGCAGCGGCTGCCCTTCGAG CTGTGTGAGGACTGGAAGGCGGACTACGAGTCCTACTCCTGGAGGAAGCTGGACCCTGGCAGCGAGGAGACCCGCACCTTGGTCAGGGAATACCTGAGCTGGCAGGGAGACTTCAAGCATGTGGGCAAGACTTTCAACCAAGCCAAGATCTTCAAGTGA
- the LOC135235854 gene encoding elongation factor 1-gamma-like isoform X35, translating into MATLYTPRDFWRSYPILISAQYSGARITVDPSFPGFKGEDSRETDCFLSDFPLRKVPAFVENGFWIQEASAIANYVASDVLRGSGPQDQALVQQWVNLAEGEIVPSMASWVYPAMGRAAYSEKASEKAKEVLLGLLSVLNQHLLPRTYLVGDAVTLADISVACALLLLFTQAMEPSMRQVYLNVTRWFCTCVHQPQFRTVLGDVVLCETAAVPGKLNVTPASSEEILKAPQQEEVSVKQHQHQQQQEEVPQQAEEQKQQQVEEQEEQKQPLVEEEQKQPLVEEEQKQPPQVEEEQKEQPQVEEEQKEQPQVEEEQKQQPPQVEEEQKQQPPQVEQRQEQPQVEVEQKQEKPQVEGLDATEEALAAEPKAKDPFASLPKSSFVLDEFKRTYSNEDTLKVALPYLWEKLDPNGWSLWYCEYKYPSELSRVFMSCNLITGMFQRLDRLRKHAFASVALLGADGDSSISGVWLLRGQRLPFELCEDWKADYESYSWRKLDPGSEETRTLVREYLSWQGDFKHVGKTFNQAKIFK; encoded by the exons ATGGCG ACTCTGTACACTCCCCGTGATTTCTGGAGGTCTTACCCAATCCTCATCTCGGCTCAGTATAGCGGGGCCCGGATAACGGTGGACCCTTCCTTCCCTGGCTTTAAAGGGGAGGACAGCAGGGAGACGGACTGCTTCCTGTCTGACTTCCCTCTAAGAAAG GTACCTGCTTTTGTGGAAAATGGCTTCTGGATCCAGGAGGCCAGTGCCATTGCTAATTATG TGGCCAGTGATGTGCTTCGCGGAAGTGGCCCTCAGGACCAGGCCTTGGTGCAGCAGTGGGTGAATCTTGCCGAGGGGGAGATTGTTCCCTCCATGGCCTCCTGGGTCTACCCTGCAATGGGCAGGGCCGCCTACAGCGAGAAG GCCAGCGAGAAGGCGAAGGAGGTGCTCCTGGGACTCCTTTCTGTGCTCAACCAGCACCTCCTCCCGCGGACCTACCTGGTTGGAGATGCGGTAACGCTGGCGGACATCTCTGTGGCCTGcgccctcctcctgctcttcacACAG GCGATGGAACCCTCGATGCGGCAGGTGTACCTGAACGTGACGCGCTGGTTCTGCACCTGTGTCCACCAGCCCCAGTTCCGCACTGTGCTTGGGGACGTGGTGCTGTGTGAGACTGCAGCAG TCCCAGGGAAGCTCAACGTTACCCCAGCAAGCTCTGAGGAGATCCTGAAGGCCCCCCAGCAGGAGGAAGTGAGTGTGaagcagcaccagcaccagcagcagcaggaggaggtgccgcagcaggcagaggagcagaagcagcaacaagtggaggagcaggaggagcagaagcagccgctggtggaggaggagcagaagcagccgctggtggaggaggagcagaagcagccgccgcaggtggaggaggagcagaaggagcagccgcaggtggaggaggagcagaaggagcagccgcag gtggaggaggagcagaagcagcagccgcCGCAG gtggaggaggagcagaagcagcagccgcCGCAG GTGGAGCAGAGGCAGGAGCAGCcgcaggtggaggtggagcagAAGCAGGAGAAGCCGCAGGTGGAGGGCCTGGATGCTACTGAAGAAGCTCTAGCAGCTGAACCCAAAGCCAAAGACCCCTTTGCCTCTCTGCCCAAGAG CTCCTTTGTGCTGGACGAGTTCAAGCGGACGTACTCGAACGAGGACACCCTGAAGGTGGCGCTGCCGTACCTGTGGGAGAAACTGGACCCCAATGGCTGGTCCCTCTGGTACTGCGAGTACAAGTACCCTAGTGAACTGAGTCGGGTGTTCATGAGCTGTAACCTCATCACAG GAATGTTCCAGAGGCTGGACCGCCTGCGTAAGCATGCCTTTGCCAGCGTGGCCCTGCTGGGTGCGGACGGCGATAGCTCCATCTCCGGCGTCTGGCTCCTCCGCGGGCAGCGGCTGCCCTTCGAG CTGTGTGAGGACTGGAAGGCGGACTACGAGTCCTACTCCTGGAGGAAGCTGGACCCTGGCAGCGAGGAGACCCGCACCTTGGTCAGGGAATACCTGAGCTGGCAGGGAGACTTCAAGCATGTGGGCAAGACTTTCAACCAAGCCAAGATCTTCAAGTGA
- the LOC135235854 gene encoding elongation factor 1-gamma-like isoform X13: protein MATLYTPRDFWRSYPILISAQYSGARITVDPSFPGFKGEDSRETDCFLSDFPLRKVPAFVENGFWIQEASAIANYVASDVLRGSGPQDQALVQQWVNLAEGEIVPSMASWVYPAMGRAAYSEKASEKAKEVLLGLLSVLNQHLLPRTYLVGDAVTLADISVACALLLLFTQAMEPSMRQVYLNVTRWFCTCVHQPQFRTVLGDVVLCETAAVPGKLNVTPASSEEILKAPQQEEVSVKQHQHQQQQEEVPQQAEEQKQQQVEEQEEQKQPLVEEEQKQPLVEEEQKQPPQVEEEQKEQPQVEEEQKEQPQVEEEQKEQPQVEEEQKQQPPQVEEEQKQQPPQVEEDQKEQPPQVEVEQKQPQVEQRQEQPQVEVEQKQEKPQVEGLDATEEALAAEPKAKDPFASLPKSSFVLDEFKRTYSNEDTLKVALPYLWEKLDPNGWSLWYCEYKYPSELSRVFMSCNLITGMFQRLDRLRKHAFASVALLGADGDSSISGVWLLRGQRLPFELCEDWKADYESYSWRKLDPGSEETRTLVREYLSWQGDFKHVGKTFNQAKIFK from the exons ATGGCG ACTCTGTACACTCCCCGTGATTTCTGGAGGTCTTACCCAATCCTCATCTCGGCTCAGTATAGCGGGGCCCGGATAACGGTGGACCCTTCCTTCCCTGGCTTTAAAGGGGAGGACAGCAGGGAGACGGACTGCTTCCTGTCTGACTTCCCTCTAAGAAAG GTACCTGCTTTTGTGGAAAATGGCTTCTGGATCCAGGAGGCCAGTGCCATTGCTAATTATG TGGCCAGTGATGTGCTTCGCGGAAGTGGCCCTCAGGACCAGGCCTTGGTGCAGCAGTGGGTGAATCTTGCCGAGGGGGAGATTGTTCCCTCCATGGCCTCCTGGGTCTACCCTGCAATGGGCAGGGCCGCCTACAGCGAGAAG GCCAGCGAGAAGGCGAAGGAGGTGCTCCTGGGACTCCTTTCTGTGCTCAACCAGCACCTCCTCCCGCGGACCTACCTGGTTGGAGATGCGGTAACGCTGGCGGACATCTCTGTGGCCTGcgccctcctcctgctcttcacACAG GCGATGGAACCCTCGATGCGGCAGGTGTACCTGAACGTGACGCGCTGGTTCTGCACCTGTGTCCACCAGCCCCAGTTCCGCACTGTGCTTGGGGACGTGGTGCTGTGTGAGACTGCAGCAG TCCCAGGGAAGCTCAACGTTACCCCAGCAAGCTCTGAGGAGATCCTGAAGGCCCCCCAGCAGGAGGAAGTGAGTGTGaagcagcaccagcaccagcagcagcaggaggaggtgccgcagcaggcagaggagcagaagcagcaacaagtggaggagcaggaggagcagaagcagccgctggtggaggaggagcagaagcagccgctggtggaggaggagcagaagcagccgccgcaggtggaggaggagcagaaggagcagccgcaggtggaggaggagcagaaggagcagccgcaggtggaggaggagcagaaggagcagccgcag gtggaggaggagcagaagcagcagccgcCGCAG gtggaggaggagcagaagcagcagccgcCGCAGGTGGAGGAGGACCAGAAGGAGCAGCCGCcgcaggtggag GTGGAGCAGAAGCAGCCGCAGGTGGAGCAGAGGCAGGAGCAGCcgcaggtggaggtggagcagAAGCAGGAGAAGCCGCAGGTGGAGGGCCTGGATGCTACTGAAGAAGCTCTAGCAGCTGAACCCAAAGCCAAAGACCCCTTTGCCTCTCTGCCCAAGAG CTCCTTTGTGCTGGACGAGTTCAAGCGGACGTACTCGAACGAGGACACCCTGAAGGTGGCGCTGCCGTACCTGTGGGAGAAACTGGACCCCAATGGCTGGTCCCTCTGGTACTGCGAGTACAAGTACCCTAGTGAACTGAGTCGGGTGTTCATGAGCTGTAACCTCATCACAG GAATGTTCCAGAGGCTGGACCGCCTGCGTAAGCATGCCTTTGCCAGCGTGGCCCTGCTGGGTGCGGACGGCGATAGCTCCATCTCCGGCGTCTGGCTCCTCCGCGGGCAGCGGCTGCCCTTCGAG CTGTGTGAGGACTGGAAGGCGGACTACGAGTCCTACTCCTGGAGGAAGCTGGACCCTGGCAGCGAGGAGACCCGCACCTTGGTCAGGGAATACCTGAGCTGGCAGGGAGACTTCAAGCATGTGGGCAAGACTTTCAACCAAGCCAAGATCTTCAAGTGA
- the LOC135235854 gene encoding elongation factor 1-gamma-like isoform X46: MATLYTPRDFWRSYPILISAQYSGARITVDPSFPGFKGEDSRETDCFLSDFPLRKVPAFVENGFWIQEASAIANYVASDVLRGSGPQDQALVQQWVNLAEGEIVPSMASWVYPAMGRAAYSEKASEKAKEVLLGLLSVLNQHLLPRTYLVGDAVTLADISVACALLLLFTQAMEPSMRQVYLNVTRWFCTCVHQPQFRTVLGDVVLCETAAVPGKLNVTPASSEEILKAPQQEEVSVKQHQHQQQQEEVPQQAEEQKQQQVEEQEEQKQPLVEEEQKQPLEQPQVEEEQKEQPQVEEEQKQQPPQLEVEQKQPQVEQRQEQPQVEVEQKQEKPQVEGLDATEEALAAEPKAKDPFASLPKSSFVLDEFKRTYSNEDTLKVALPYLWEKLDPNGWSLWYCEYKYPSELSRVFMSCNLITGMFQRLDRLRKHAFASVALLGADGDSSISGVWLLRGQRLPFELCEDWKADYESYSWRKLDPGSEETRTLVREYLSWQGDFKHVGKTFNQAKIFK; the protein is encoded by the exons ATGGCG ACTCTGTACACTCCCCGTGATTTCTGGAGGTCTTACCCAATCCTCATCTCGGCTCAGTATAGCGGGGCCCGGATAACGGTGGACCCTTCCTTCCCTGGCTTTAAAGGGGAGGACAGCAGGGAGACGGACTGCTTCCTGTCTGACTTCCCTCTAAGAAAG GTACCTGCTTTTGTGGAAAATGGCTTCTGGATCCAGGAGGCCAGTGCCATTGCTAATTATG TGGCCAGTGATGTGCTTCGCGGAAGTGGCCCTCAGGACCAGGCCTTGGTGCAGCAGTGGGTGAATCTTGCCGAGGGGGAGATTGTTCCCTCCATGGCCTCCTGGGTCTACCCTGCAATGGGCAGGGCCGCCTACAGCGAGAAG GCCAGCGAGAAGGCGAAGGAGGTGCTCCTGGGACTCCTTTCTGTGCTCAACCAGCACCTCCTCCCGCGGACCTACCTGGTTGGAGATGCGGTAACGCTGGCGGACATCTCTGTGGCCTGcgccctcctcctgctcttcacACAG GCGATGGAACCCTCGATGCGGCAGGTGTACCTGAACGTGACGCGCTGGTTCTGCACCTGTGTCCACCAGCCCCAGTTCCGCACTGTGCTTGGGGACGTGGTGCTGTGTGAGACTGCAGCAG TCCCAGGGAAGCTCAACGTTACCCCAGCAAGCTCTGAGGAGATCCTGAAGGCCCCCCAGCAGGAGGAAGTGAGTGTGaagcagcaccagcaccagcagcagcaggaggaggtgccgcagcaggcagaggagcagaagcagcaacaagtggaggagcaggaggagcagaagcagccgctggtggaggaggagcagaagcagccgctg gagcagccgcaggtggaggaggagcagaaggagcagccgcag gtggaggaggagcagaagcagcagccgcCGCAG CTGGAGGTGGAGCAGAAGCAGCCGCAGGTGGAGCAGAGGCAGGAGCAGCcgcaggtggaggtggagcagAAGCAGGAGAAGCCGCAGGTGGAGGGCCTGGATGCTACTGAAGAAGCTCTAGCAGCTGAACCCAAAGCCAAAGACCCCTTTGCCTCTCTGCCCAAGAG CTCCTTTGTGCTGGACGAGTTCAAGCGGACGTACTCGAACGAGGACACCCTGAAGGTGGCGCTGCCGTACCTGTGGGAGAAACTGGACCCCAATGGCTGGTCCCTCTGGTACTGCGAGTACAAGTACCCTAGTGAACTGAGTCGGGTGTTCATGAGCTGTAACCTCATCACAG GAATGTTCCAGAGGCTGGACCGCCTGCGTAAGCATGCCTTTGCCAGCGTGGCCCTGCTGGGTGCGGACGGCGATAGCTCCATCTCCGGCGTCTGGCTCCTCCGCGGGCAGCGGCTGCCCTTCGAG CTGTGTGAGGACTGGAAGGCGGACTACGAGTCCTACTCCTGGAGGAAGCTGGACCCTGGCAGCGAGGAGACCCGCACCTTGGTCAGGGAATACCTGAGCTGGCAGGGAGACTTCAAGCATGTGGGCAAGACTTTCAACCAAGCCAAGATCTTCAAGTGA
- the LOC135235854 gene encoding elongation factor 1-gamma-like isoform X50 produces MATLYTPRDFWRSYPILISAQYSGARITVDPSFPGFKGEDSRETDCFLSDFPLRKVPAFVENGFWIQEASAIANYVASDVLRGSGPQDQALVQQWVNLAEGEIVPSMASWVYPAMGRAAYSEKASEKAKEVLLGLLSVLNQHLLPRTYLVGDAVTLADISVACALLLLFTQAMEPSMRQVYLNVTRWFCTCVHQPQFRTVLGDVVLCETAAVPGKLNVTPASSEEILKAPQQEEVSVKQHQHQQQQEEVPQQAEEQKQQQVEEQEEQKQPLEEQKEQPQVEEEQKQQPPQVEQKQPQVEQRQEQPQVEVEQKQEKPQVEGLDATEEALAAEPKAKDPFASLPKSSFVLDEFKRTYSNEDTLKVALPYLWEKLDPNGWSLWYCEYKYPSELSRVFMSCNLITGMFQRLDRLRKHAFASVALLGADGDSSISGVWLLRGQRLPFELCEDWKADYESYSWRKLDPGSEETRTLVREYLSWQGDFKHVGKTFNQAKIFK; encoded by the exons ATGGCG ACTCTGTACACTCCCCGTGATTTCTGGAGGTCTTACCCAATCCTCATCTCGGCTCAGTATAGCGGGGCCCGGATAACGGTGGACCCTTCCTTCCCTGGCTTTAAAGGGGAGGACAGCAGGGAGACGGACTGCTTCCTGTCTGACTTCCCTCTAAGAAAG GTACCTGCTTTTGTGGAAAATGGCTTCTGGATCCAGGAGGCCAGTGCCATTGCTAATTATG TGGCCAGTGATGTGCTTCGCGGAAGTGGCCCTCAGGACCAGGCCTTGGTGCAGCAGTGGGTGAATCTTGCCGAGGGGGAGATTGTTCCCTCCATGGCCTCCTGGGTCTACCCTGCAATGGGCAGGGCCGCCTACAGCGAGAAG GCCAGCGAGAAGGCGAAGGAGGTGCTCCTGGGACTCCTTTCTGTGCTCAACCAGCACCTCCTCCCGCGGACCTACCTGGTTGGAGATGCGGTAACGCTGGCGGACATCTCTGTGGCCTGcgccctcctcctgctcttcacACAG GCGATGGAACCCTCGATGCGGCAGGTGTACCTGAACGTGACGCGCTGGTTCTGCACCTGTGTCCACCAGCCCCAGTTCCGCACTGTGCTTGGGGACGTGGTGCTGTGTGAGACTGCAGCAG TCCCAGGGAAGCTCAACGTTACCCCAGCAAGCTCTGAGGAGATCCTGAAGGCCCCCCAGCAGGAGGAAGTGAGTGTGaagcagcaccagcaccagcagcagcaggaggaggtgccgcagcaggcagaggagcagaagcagcaacaagtggaggagcaggaggagcagaagcagccgctg gaggagcagaaggagcagccgcag gtggaggaggagcagaagcagcagccgcCGCAG GTGGAGCAGAAGCAGCCGCAGGTGGAGCAGAGGCAGGAGCAGCcgcaggtggaggtggagcagAAGCAGGAGAAGCCGCAGGTGGAGGGCCTGGATGCTACTGAAGAAGCTCTAGCAGCTGAACCCAAAGCCAAAGACCCCTTTGCCTCTCTGCCCAAGAG CTCCTTTGTGCTGGACGAGTTCAAGCGGACGTACTCGAACGAGGACACCCTGAAGGTGGCGCTGCCGTACCTGTGGGAGAAACTGGACCCCAATGGCTGGTCCCTCTGGTACTGCGAGTACAAGTACCCTAGTGAACTGAGTCGGGTGTTCATGAGCTGTAACCTCATCACAG GAATGTTCCAGAGGCTGGACCGCCTGCGTAAGCATGCCTTTGCCAGCGTGGCCCTGCTGGGTGCGGACGGCGATAGCTCCATCTCCGGCGTCTGGCTCCTCCGCGGGCAGCGGCTGCCCTTCGAG CTGTGTGAGGACTGGAAGGCGGACTACGAGTCCTACTCCTGGAGGAAGCTGGACCCTGGCAGCGAGGAGACCCGCACCTTGGTCAGGGAATACCTGAGCTGGCAGGGAGACTTCAAGCATGTGGGCAAGACTTTCAACCAAGCCAAGATCTTCAAGTGA